Genomic DNA from Cydia amplana chromosome 9, ilCydAmpl1.1, whole genome shotgun sequence:
GCAAAGAAGGGAAGGAGGCATTGCAAGAGGTTCAGGAGAAGGTTGACCTGGTGGAACTGGGCGTAGGAATCAAGGGCCTGCGACACACCAGGACCAATAAAGTTGTTATAAATTGCGAGACTGAGGAAGACAGAGTCTTACTCAGCTCTGCCATTAAAGATAAAACCACAGGGGTTACAGTTGGAGTCCCGCAACTACGCAACCCCTGTGTTAAACTAATCGGCGTAATCAAGGATAATGCATGTGAACGCATAGTGGATGCATTGATAAAACAAAACCCCAGAATCATGGACGGCATTTGTGACGAAGACAGGCATGCAAGATACATACGCAGTGTTAAAGGGCGTAATGACTTACTAAGAAATGCCGTGGTAGAGGTTAGTCCACAGCTGTATAACCGGATGATTGAACAGAAAGTTAAAATAGGCTATCAATCGGTCCCCGTGGTGGACCAATCACCAGTCATGCAGTGCTATAACTGCATGGGTTTCGGTCATCGCGCAGCCAACTGCACAGCAAATAGCAAATGCGGGCGCTGTGCAGAGGAACACGCCACACGCAGCTGTACTAAAACTTCCTCGGTAGTATTATGCTGCACCAACTGTCGCGGGAACAACAGCGATCATAGCCATCCTGCATTTAGTCAAGATTGCCCGGAGTGGATTAAGTGGGACCGGATAGCGAGAATGTCAATTCGGTACTGCTAAGGGCCTCCCTGCAGGAAACACAAAAGGCAACCAACACATATCAGTTATGCAGTGTAATCTGGGTAAAGGTTACAACGCTATGCAAGAGATGTTGCAATGTATTAGAGACAATAAGTTCGACGTTGTCTGTGTATCTGAACCTTATGTTGGTAACAACAAAACACTAGTTAGCATTATTGATGGATATGATATCTATCAACACTCTGACAGTAATGTAAGAACGAAAGCGTGCATTGCAGTAAGGAAAAAGTTTGGCAGCTATGTCGGACTTACTCAATATGCCACCACAAATTTTGTAGTCGTTGAATTAACACACGccgataataataacaaaaaactgCTGGTCTCCTCGATTTATGTTGAGCCAGGGGAGGATCCCTCGAGCGCGATGATGCACCTGGAGCAATTCCTCCAACTAAATGCAAACAGGGAGCACATCGTGTGCGGGGATTTCAATGGATGGCATACATCGTGGGGATCAGCCAGAAACAATGATCGAGGAAAAGCCGTGTACGATTTAGCTGTCCACTTTGACCTAATTAATTGTAACTTAGGTAATGAGCCTACATATGAGACCATCACGCATGACCAAACGCGGTACTCTATAGTTGATCTCACCTTGGCAACCCCTTATACAGCTACCAACATCCTTAGCTGGAAAGTAAATAACGAACTCATACCCTCCTCGGACCACCACGGAATTGAATTTCTAATTCAATTAAAACAAACAAGAAACGGCAAGAAAAAGTCAACATCTACATACAAATACAACACCGATCGAACAAACTGGGACAATTTCGAAACCAAATTAAAAGATAACATAGAAAGAAGTAACTTACATACAACAAATATTGACGAACTGGACACAGCAGGACTCGATGATTTCATAAAGACTATGACTAACGTAATCCAAAAGACTTGTGACGCAACTCTGACACTAAAAGCACCTCACCAGATGACTCCTTGGTGGACCCAGGAGCTGTCTGCTATGAAGAAAAAAGTAATATTCTTACATCACAGACTAAGTGATCTTAAACGCAGTAATAAAGATCTCACTCATATTCTAAAAGAACTCAGTGAAGCCAGAGGAGAGTATGCTAATAAAATTCGGACCACATCATCGGAGCACTTCAGGGACTTCTGCAATCGCCAGGGCAAGGATGATGTATGGTCCGTTACAAATCGCCTATTAAAAAGTGCGCCACAACCGCAGCCGCCTGCTACTTTGAAAAGAGATAACGGTACTTATACTACGTCGATCCTGAACACCGCCGAAACCCTCGCTGAGAAGTTTTTCCCCGACGATACCGTAGTTGATGACAGCCCACACCACCTGCAAATAAGAAAtttaatcaataataataataacatacaACCAGATATAGAAAATAACGAACAACCATTCACAATACATGAAATAACCGATATAGTCAAGTATATGAGCCCTAAAAAAGCACCCGGCACAGATAATCTCACAGCTGATATTTGTAAACATTACATAGAAAGCTACCCAGAAATCACAACTAAATTATACAACAGATGCCTCTCACTTAATTACTTTCCCACTTGCTGGAAAACGGCATATATTAAAACAATACCGAAACCCAACAAAGTTTGCTATACAGAAATATCTGCGTACCGGCCTATTGGATTAATAAACGTTTTTGGAAAAATCTTAGAAAAACTTATCGCATCACGTCTTACATATTATACGGTGACAAATAATGCTTGTAGCGATAAACAATTTGGATTTAAGCAGCAGCGCTCTACTACAGACGCTCTCAATAGTGCAGTcaacaaactcaaacattttaAAAACGCCAATAAGTTAGTTGTTGCCATCTCACTAGACATTGCTGGTGCCTTTGATAACGCCTGGTGGCCTGCACTGTTGAAAAGACTGATAGATGTACATTGCCCCCATAATATAATTAACATCATACGAAGCTATCTAACTGATCGAAGGATAATACTCAACTACTCAGACGCCTCTATCACGAAAGTGCAAACCAGGGGATGTGTTCAAGGCTCAGTTCTTGGACCCATCTTCTGGAACACTATCGTTGACACGCTATTGGAACATAATCTGACAAACGACAATCATATCCAGGCATATGCAGACGACATCTTACTGATCTGCTCTGGtaataatatacaggaattAGAAGAGAATGCCAACAGCTTATTAGATACTGTTTTTAATTGGGGGattaacaacaaattaaaattcggACCGGAGAAAACTAAAATGATTACGTACACACCTAAGGCAAAAGCagcgaaaatatttatgaataataCACACATTCCTTTCGACAATCAGTTTAAACTCCTCGGTGTTATTATAGACCAGCACCTAAATTTCATACAACACGCAGAATACACTATAAAAAAGGCACAAGCCATTTATAAAAGGCTATGTATATTTGTGAAACCTACCTGGGGCGTGCATGCTGCCAACATAAACACTATCTACAGGCAGGTGATCGAGCCCATCGTCACCTATGCGGCCGAAATCTGGGGGCAAGCTACCAATTACAAAAAGGTTTGCGATTCTCTTCTTAGACTACAACGCGGGTTTGCCATTAAGATACTTCACGGCTTTAGAACTCTTCCTACATTCCCATCAATTGTGTTAGCGGGACTAACACCTTTACCTGAAAAAGTTAAAGAGGTGGCGTCTACAGAAACGGTTAAACGTACGCAATTAACTAATTACCTGcctaatgatattatttatgacaaacgTGCACCGGTAACTGAGTTGCTGCATCCTGCTCGGCGTCCCATTATAGAATTACGAGACATTAATAACCTAAATGACCTCGAACCCTACTACTCCACTGATATGCACAGAATATACACAGATGGTAGCAAGCATGATGGAGTGGTGGGGGCCGCGGTCATCATTCATTACCCAGACGGAAGGTGTAAACGTAAAAAACTTAAGCTGCACAACAGCTGCACTGTGTTCCAGGCCGAGTGCTTGGCTATAGAGGAGGCATCCAGCATGTGTCACGCACTCGGACTGGAACAAGCTACCATCTTTTCAGACTCAAAGGCCGCGTTGCATGAATTATCTAACCGAAACAGTACTAACGCAACAATAAATAGTGCACATAAGAGCATTGTAGCCATCAGAGAGCAGGGACGAATCATTCAGTTCTGCTGGATTAAGGCACATGCCGGCCTCCTCGGTAACGAGGAGGCAGACATGACTGCCAAAGCCGCTGCCTCCCAACACAAAATTCCAGATTATGCAAAATTCCCTCTGTCGTACCACAAACGAAACTTTCGAATAGATGCAGCCAAAAATACAGACAGAACATATCAAACCAGCACAACCGGAGCACACTTAAAACTATGGCTACCCACCCTAGAACATATAAACAAATTTAGACAAAATTTTGAACTAACCTTCGAAATGACCCAAATGCTCACTGGTCATGGgtataataaaacatatttaaaaaggTTCCATATAATAGACTCCAATGAGTGTCCATGTGACGACGTCACTCCGCAAACCATGAGACATCTCCTGGAACACTGCCCGAGGTATCAGAGATCACGCATAGAACACGAAATACTCTGCAACATTAATAACATAGAGCCATACAATATAgaacagataataaataaagaaacaacaatTGACTCGTTTAAAAATCATATTAAAAACATCGTAAATACACTCAAAAAGTTTAACAATacgtaagtttaaaaaaaaaagtacaacaGTAAATCAATAAACCTGCTTAATCCAtagtaatattttgtaaatgtaaaaattcttaataatagtaataaataatattgattaAAAATCTTACTAACAGTAATAAATAACATTGATTAAAGGTTACCCGTATCAATTGCGAGAACCTAAACACCTAGTTAAAGTCCAACGGTCGCCCGTATCCCTTGCGAGGGCCATTGGAACTATTCACagttttaactttaaaaaaaaaaaaaaaaaaaaaaaaaacctaacctaacctaacctaacctaactcgaaactaacctaactcgaaactaacctaactcgaaactaacctaactcgaaactaacctaactcgaaactaacctaactcgaaactaacctaactcgaaactaacctaactcgaaactaacctaactcgaaactaacctaactcgaaactaacctaactcgaaactaacctaactcgaaactaacctaactcgaaactaacctaactcgaaactaacctaactcgaaactaacctaactcgaaactaacctaactcgaaactaacctaactcgaaactaacctaactcgaaactaacctaactcgaaactaacctaactcgaaactaacctaactcgaaactaacctaactcgaaactaacctaactcgaaactaacctaactcgaaactaacctaactcgaaactaacctaactcgaaactaacctaactcgaaactaacctaactcgaaactaacctaactcgaaactaacctaactcgaaactaacctaactcgaaactaacctaactcgaaactaacctaactcgaaactaacctaactcgaaactaacctaactcgaaactaacctaactcgaaactaacctaactcgaaactaacctaactcgaaactaacctaactcgaaactaacctaactcgaaactaacctaactcgaaactaacctaactcgaaactaacctaactcgaaactaacctaactcgaaactaacctaactcgaaactaacctaactcgaaactaacctaactcgaaactaacctaactcgaaactaacctaactcgaaactaacctaactcgaaactaacctaactcgaaactaacctaactccgtagccaaatggcaaaaaacggaacccttatagattcgtcatgtctgtctgtctgtctgtctgtccgtctgtctgtccgtccgtatgtcacagccacttttctccgaaactataagaaatatactgttgaaacttggtaagtagatgtattctgtgaaccgcattaagattttcacacaaaaatagaaaaaaaaacaataaatttttggggttccccatacttcgaactgaaactcaaaaaattttttttcatcaaacccatacgtgtggggtatctatggataggtcttcaaaaatgatattgaggttcctaatatcgtttttttctaaactgaatagtttgcgcgagagacacttccaaagtggtaaaatgtgtcccccccccccctgtaacttctaaaataagagaatgataaaactaaaaaaaatatatgatgtacattaccatgtaaacttccaccgaaaattggtttgaacgagatctagtaagtagtttttttttatacgtcataaatcgcctaaatacggaacccttcatgggcgagtccgactcgcacttggccgctttttctccttgcaccaattttacatgtctctgtttggcccgatggttgactggtagagaatgccattaggcattaagtccgccatttgtacattattttcgtgtattgtgcaataaagtttaaataaataaataaataaataaagtatatgagctatgcaattgaaattttttatgtttaataagtccactattgaattcatatcccgagaattttgtttatctggtataatccaaacccaagttatgaggtttaaaaaaaacgacgaagcgcttcgagaaaaggtaggtagtgcccttgcgcttcgctttgctcgtcagATTTCACAAATCTACAacaatatacttacatatacttatatttaCTTGCATAATGCAATCTGTTTATCGATAATAATCCATGTTCTACTAAGTTGGATTATAAATTGTTAAGAACCAttaattaaaaagcggccaagtgcgagtcggactcgcccatgaaggtttccgtatttaggcgatttatgacgtattaaaaaaaaactacttactagatctcgttcaaaccaattttcggtggaagtttacacggtaatgtacatcatatattttttttagttttatcattctcttattttagaagttacagggggggggggggggacacacattttaccactttggaagtgtctctcgcgcaaactattcagtttagaaaaaaatgatactagaaacctcaatatcatttttcaagacctatccatagataccccacacgtatgggtttgatgaaaaaaaaaattttgagtttcagttcgaagtatggggaaccccaaaaatttattgttttatttctatttttgtgtgaaaatcttaatgcggttcacagaatacatctacttaccaagtttcaacagtatatttcttatagtttcggagaaaagtggctgtgacatacggacggacagacagacggacagacggacagacagatagacagacagacagacatgacgaatctataagggttccgttttttgccatttggctacggagccctaaaaagcGATATGACACGGTCGGTGATGTAGGTAGTAGTACTACTATGTAATTGTCATGATACGTATATGCTAGTATGTAAGACAGTACCTAATAAACCAGTTCTGAAGCGTATCTAATTTTAACTTACAACGGACAAGTGCACGGTGCACGTGGATATCCAAAATCATTATTCATCTCCTATATTACGCACACCCTAAACCGTTGTAGAACGAGATTATAGTGGAAACATAGAGTATGATATGCCTGGACATCAATGAAAGACAGTAAATTGTCATTACGTATAACCTTACAACATTTATTAAAACACTTGAACAAGTTAGTGAAGAGTAAAGACGTCAGTGGAAGGTTTCCCGCAGCACGCGCAGATggccggcgcgcgcggcggccagcccgccgccgccgccgagccAGGCGAGCAGCGCCGCGCCGAGCGCGCGCCGACTCCGCGCCCGCTCCACGTACCGCGCCGCGCCCTCCTCCTCCCCCTTCCCGCCGCTCACGAACCACTCCACTTCCAGCTCCtctgtaatataatatttcattTTCTTAGTTTATGAAGCAGCAGGAAGGTATCAAATTACCCCACTacgtcaaaaaaaaaacgcggctaagtgcgagtcggactcgtccatgaagggttccgtatttaggggatttatgatgtattaaaaaagcggccaagtgcgagtcggactcgcccatgaagggttccgtatttaggcgatttatgacgtataaaaaaaaactacttactagatctcgttcaaaccaattttcggtggaagtttacatggtaatgtacatcatatattttttttagttttatcattctcttattttagaagttacaagggggggggacacacattttaccactttggaagtgtctctcgcgcaaactattcagtttagaaaaaaatgatattagaaacctcaatatcatttttcaagacctatccatagataccccacacgtatgggtttgatgaaaaaaacatttttgagtttcagttcgaagtatggggaaccccaaaaatttattgttttatttctatttttgtgtgaaaatcttaatgcggttcacagaatacatctacttaccaagtttcaacagtatatttcttatagtttcggagaaaagtggctgtgacatacggacggacagacagacggacagacagacagacagacagacagacatgacgaatctataagggttccgttttttgccatttggctacggaaccctaaaaaaactacttactagatcttgttcaaaccaattttcggtggaagtttgcatggtgaatagtttgcgcgagagacacttccatagtggtaaaatgtgtgtgtgcaaaaaatgatattagaaacctcaatatcatttttgaagacctatccatccaTAGATACGCCAcaaaaagtatcaaattacttttattcaaaaaaatattctgtGAGCCTCAAGGGATCTTTCACACGTTTTACAGTGACATCATAATATCATAATTATTAGTGTCATAAAAATACGTTGCACGTATCATTTATGAATAGGtgaagtcagcagcagaagttgctaagcgggcaaggtgttcaaaatgattttgacgCGACGTTATCGTTACAAGAATAATAAGTgcgtgtcaaggtcattttgaaccactcgcccacttagcaactgctgctgctgactgtacagcacctgaataaacattatttacattataatgatctcaataacaaaataaaaacttgtagtATCACTCACAGACGTATCTGCTTCAGAAAATTGTTATTGTAAACCTGCGCGGAGCCGTGCTGAACGCGAACCTTTATACTAGTGCAACACGCCCGAACGGCAGCCTTTACATACCACAGAAATCAGGCCAGGAGAAGAGCGGCAGAGTGCGGCACGTCTGTATAGTGAAGTCCCCCCTGTGCGCCTGCGCCGAGCCGTGCGCCGGGCCGGCCGCGTACTCGTCGTGCGCGCGCACGtgcgccgcgcccgcgcaccGCGCGCCGCACGAGAACGACAGCGAGTAGCGCCACGACGTGTAGTTGCTCCATTGGGATTCCAGCTTCCAGGACGAGCTGCTGGACAAGAGAGACATGTTTAGAACTAACAAACGATACATTTTGCTTCaattaaaaataaccaaaaataaaattaacgcTCAACGGATTTCGAgatgaaatttactatggaCATAGATTAAGGCCCGGGgatggacataggatagtttttatgatcGTCTTTCCTTGCAGACGAAGTCGAGGGCAGACGCTAGTACTGACATATGTGGGTAGAGCGACCGCAGGCTGTTGAAGTCGGCGAGGTGCGCGGCGAGCTTTTGCGGCGGCGCGCGCAGCTCCGCGGCCAGCTCGCTGGCGGCGGGCACGCGCAGCGCCAGCAGCGCCGCCAGCGCCAGCAGCAGCGCCGCCCGCCAGCGCCAGCCCGGGTGACGGCGCCACCACATGCTCCACGGCCACGGGAGGGATTGCTGACCAAacaactttttaatttatttaggatAAGTggtctaaaataaaactactaaaCTGTGGCATAAAACGCGAAAATTACGTTATTTCAAATTttaagtatatataaataagcAGTAAAAATTGTAAAccaaattaaatgaaataaatttccAAAACAactactactaacgccatctagtgAGGACTCGAGTCAAACTTGGAAatgaatacaaagaaaataataaaacatacgCGACCGAACGGTACAATAaactacaaaaaaaccggccaagtgcgagtcggactcgcgcacggagggttccgcaccatcaacaaaaaatagagcaaaaaaatcgtgtttgttgtatgggagccccccttaaatatttattttatttttagtatttgctgttatagcggcaacagagatgcatcatttgtgaaaatttgaactgtctagctatcgcggttcatggtgacagacggacggacggactgcgaagtcttagtaatagggtcctgttttttacccttcgggtacgaaaccctaaaaaaga
This window encodes:
- the LOC134650778 gene encoding uncharacterized protein LOC134650778 encodes the protein MWWRRHPGWRWRAALLLALAALLALRVPAASELAAELRAPPQKLAAHLADFNSLRSLYPHISSSWKLESQWSNYTSWRYSLSFSCGARCAGAAHVRAHDEYAAGPAHGSAQAHRGDFTIQTCRTLPLFSWPDFCEELEVEWFVSGGKGEEEGAARYVERARSRRALGAALLAWLGGGGGLAAARAGHLRVLRETFH